A genomic window from Chitinophaga pollutisoli includes:
- the smpB gene encoding SsrA-binding protein SmpB produces MAELKNRSAYFEYAIEDKYIAGLVLTGTEIKSIRSGKVSFNDSFCYFSKGELYVKSLHIAEYKFGTYANHDPLRERKLLLQRKELRKLEKKIQERGYTIVPLRMFITDKGLAKMEIGLGKGKKLHDKRDSIKAREVDRELRRNFKV; encoded by the coding sequence ATGGCAGAATTAAAGAACAGATCGGCTTATTTTGAATACGCGATAGAAGATAAATACATCGCCGGACTGGTGCTGACCGGAACCGAAATCAAATCCATCCGCAGCGGTAAAGTGAGCTTTAACGACAGCTTCTGCTATTTCTCCAAAGGCGAATTATACGTCAAAAGTCTGCACATTGCCGAATACAAATTCGGTACATACGCCAATCACGATCCCCTCCGCGAACGCAAACTGCTCCTGCAAAGAAAAGAACTGCGCAAGCTGGAAAAGAAAATACAGGAACGCGGGTACACCATCGTTCCCCTTAGAATGTTCATCACCGACAAAGGGCTCGCCAAAATGGAAATCGGCCTCGGGAAAGGTAAAAAACTGCACGACAAACGCGACTCCATCAAAGCGCGGGAGGTTGACCGTGAGTTACGCCGCAATTTCAAAGTCTGA